A window of Candidatus Thorarchaeota archaeon contains these coding sequences:
- a CDS encoding PAS domain-containing protein produces the protein MFSEKKPLYMTIVAIISLWFIESVVDYFLVYDKTFLEVFAFNLPPHELWMRLVTLSVLIITGLTLSAMTDKLKIAHQKAESDREFLVAVMDSMKHPFYVIDPSNYNILKANKAAIGELPLDGNKCYEVTHGRSQPCKQPYHECPIQRVQETGEPIVIHHLHQDRQGQSRLIEVRAHPIKGPEGEIFAVAENMIDVTDVHRVKQALQISSDYSLFYMDLLTHDFRNKLQSTLLLTELVEESTDNPRIVRAARRTLNQLEDMRDMISKLTLTKSLGPAPIKEVSLTDAIDWSVEKLGKKYQNFEIFSNIENEEAIILADQHMKYLVFNLLENAVEHNPKPNKRIWLHLAEKETGYELSIADNGPGIDDKRKDELLNPNRRFGGVGLHQAQHIARKYGATLEISNRVKDMPHQGAELKVFFPHEPTPKASPTNLYFPL, from the coding sequence TTGTTTAGCGAGAAGAAACCGCTGTACATGACCATAGTTGCCATCATTTCATTGTGGTTCATTGAGTCAGTGGTCGACTATTTTCTTGTTTACGATAAGACATTCTTAGAGGTGTTTGCCTTTAATCTTCCACCTCACGAGCTTTGGATGCGGCTAGTTACATTAAGTGTTCTTATAATTACTGGGCTTACCCTTTCCGCCATGACGGATAAGCTGAAGATAGCTCATCAAAAGGCTGAAAGTGATCGAGAATTTCTAGTAGCCGTAATGGATTCGATGAAGCATCCTTTCTATGTGATAGACCCCTCAAACTACAACATTTTGAAAGCCAATAAAGCAGCTATCGGAGAGCTTCCATTGGATGGAAACAAGTGCTATGAAGTGACGCATGGGCGCTCTCAGCCTTGCAAACAACCATACCATGAATGTCCGATACAGAGGGTGCAAGAAACAGGGGAGCCTATCGTGATCCATCATCTTCACCAAGATAGGCAAGGTCAAAGCCGACTAATCGAAGTTCGAGCACACCCAATTAAAGGACCGGAAGGAGAAATCTTTGCGGTAGCCGAGAACATGATTGATGTAACTGATGTACACCGAGTGAAGCAAGCACTCCAAATTTCTTCTGACTATTCGCTTTTCTATATGGACCTTCTAACACACGATTTTCGAAATAAATTACAGAGCACACTTTTGCTTACAGAATTGGTGGAAGAAAGTACGGATAACCCAAGAATAGTGAGAGCAGCAAGACGAACATTGAATCAACTCGAAGATATGAGAGATATGATATCAAAGCTGACTCTGACAAAATCACTTGGACCCGCTCCAATCAAGGAAGTGTCCCTAACAGATGCGATAGACTGGTCTGTAGAAAAACTAGGGAAGAAATACCAGAACTTCGAAATATTCTCAAACATCGAAAATGAAGAAGCGATAATTCTAGCTGATCAGCATATGAAGTATCTCGTCTTTAACCTGTTGGAAAATGCGGTAGAACATAATCCAAAGCCAAACAAGCGAATTTGGCTTCACCTCGCGGAGAAAGAAACTGGTTATGAACTCAGTATTGCTGATAACGGTCCAGGTATTGATGACAAAAGAAAAGATGAACTGTTGAATCCGAACCGACGGTTTGGTGGGGTCGGTTTACACCAAGCTCAGCACATTGCAAGGAAATACGGAGCGACTCTTGAAATCAGTAATCGGGTGAAAGACATGCCTCACCAAGGGGCTGAATTGAAGGTCTTCTTTCCGCACGAACCAACACCCAAAGCAAGCCCAACGAACCTGTACTTCCCCCTTTGA
- a CDS encoding long-chain fatty acid--CoA ligase, whose amino-acid sequence MEEMLWHKYKWPADAPKSIEYPEEPLFAMLDRSAEKRGDQPFTLWEGVSRTFAEVRDDADRIANFLASKGIGKGDTVAVFLPNTPHFPVIFFGILKTGARICTCNPMYKAGELNHQLNDSKAVAVFVLDHPTFTPTCYEAVKNSPVETVVVCSVKRFLPKIKAILGGLLGKIPKSPSYEEDKTVFYDEIMDNYEPTAPDVDVDPDDVALILYTGGTTGTPKGAALTHKNMVSNVKQVYEYVNLDPADMDAPRKIVYGEEVFVGALPWYHSYGLTLTMLMAAEYAGQLICIPDPRDGDPPLSVLLEDIEKYGGTILNAVPALYAGIVEHPNVDDYDLSSIKICSSGAAPLPPELAKNFEKVTGAVIFEGYGLSETSPVTHVNPTNRRDRKFGSIGLPVPDTIAKIVDIETGTRELPQGETGEIAIHGPQVMKGYWEKPDETANIMREIKGKRFFLTGDIGYMDEEGYFKIQDRKKDMVNVGGLKAYPREIEDYLYEHPKVAMAAAIGVPREEDPSNEFVKAFIVPKDGVEATPEEFIEWARDKMAGYKRPREVDLVDELPLSSVGKVLRRVLREEELERRGMA is encoded by the coding sequence ATGGAAGAAATGCTATGGCACAAATACAAGTGGCCAGCCGATGCTCCGAAGTCCATTGAGTATCCGGAAGAACCACTTTTTGCAATGCTTGATAGGTCTGCTGAGAAGCGTGGTGATCAACCGTTTACTCTGTGGGAAGGGGTATCGCGCACTTTTGCGGAGGTGAGAGATGATGCTGACAGAATTGCTAATTTTCTGGCCAGCAAGGGAATCGGTAAAGGGGATACAGTAGCAGTGTTCTTACCAAACACACCTCATTTCCCGGTTATTTTCTTTGGTATTCTGAAAACGGGGGCACGAATTTGCACCTGTAATCCGATGTACAAGGCTGGCGAGTTGAATCATCAGCTGAATGACAGCAAGGCTGTTGCTGTCTTTGTTCTTGACCATCCCACCTTCACACCTACGTGCTACGAGGCAGTAAAAAACAGTCCTGTAGAGACTGTGGTTGTGTGCAGTGTTAAGAGATTCCTTCCGAAGATAAAGGCGATTCTAGGAGGTCTACTCGGGAAAATCCCGAAAAGTCCATCCTACGAGGAAGACAAGACTGTTTTCTATGATGAAATAATGGACAACTACGAACCGACTGCTCCAGATGTGGACGTAGACCCGGATGATGTTGCTCTCATACTTTATACAGGAGGGACTACTGGTACACCAAAAGGTGCAGCGCTTACGCACAAGAACATGGTCTCTAACGTCAAACAGGTTTACGAATACGTCAATCTAGACCCTGCGGATATGGATGCCCCACGGAAAATCGTGTATGGTGAAGAAGTCTTTGTCGGTGCATTACCATGGTATCACAGCTATGGCTTGACACTTACCATGTTGATGGCGGCAGAATATGCTGGACAACTCATATGCATACCGGACCCACGAGATGGTGATCCCCCTCTGTCTGTTCTTCTGGAGGATATTGAAAAGTACGGCGGTACGATTCTGAATGCGGTACCAGCACTCTATGCAGGAATTGTTGAACATCCAAATGTCGACGATTACGACTTGAGTTCCATTAAAATCTGCAGCTCCGGTGCAGCCCCACTCCCTCCTGAACTAGCTAAGAATTTCGAGAAGGTGACTGGTGCTGTCATCTTCGAGGGATACGGCTTGAGCGAGACCTCTCCAGTTACGCACGTGAATCCCACTAACAGGAGGGATAGAAAGTTTGGATCCATAGGTCTGCCAGTGCCAGACACTATTGCCAAAATTGTTGATATCGAAACGGGTACCCGTGAACTCCCCCAGGGAGAAACTGGAGAAATTGCTATTCACGGCCCGCAGGTGATGAAGGGATATTGGGAAAAGCCTGATGAAACCGCTAATATCATGCGAGAAATCAAAGGCAAGAGATTCTTCCTCACAGGCGATATCGGATACATGGATGAGGAAGGCTACTTTAAGATTCAGGATCGCAAGAAAGATATGGTCAACGTGGGAGGGCTGAAGGCATACCCGCGTGAGATCGAAGACTACCTGTACGAACATCCCAAGGTTGCCATGGCCGCAGCCATCGGTGTCCCACGAGAAGAGGATCCCAGTAATGAATTCGTCAAGGCCTTCATCGTACCGAAAGATGGTGTTGAAGCTACACCTGAAGAATTCATCGAGTGGGCTCGAGACAAGATGGCGGGGTACAAGCGACCGAGAGAGGTAGATCTCGTTGATGAATTACCTCTGAGTAGTGTCGGAAAGGTCCTGCGAAGAGTGCTGAGAGAGGAGGAGCTGGAAAGGAGAGGTATGGCATAA